The following coding sequences are from one Kallotenue papyrolyticum window:
- a CDS encoding phosphatidylserine decarboxylase has product MSEAFYFIRQLGQSFASIGAVMPTSRYAARAMAAQVARRRGPKAILEVGPGTGAITAAIVRQLQPGDRLVLCEINAEFVAYLRQRFEREPAFRAVRDQVTILHGDVTQMSFDEAFDVIVSAVPFNTCPPEVVRALMERYRALLTPDGVLTYIEYAWLGALKRRLPGVQRAQIAGVQAVLAPYIKAHQVRRDLVWRNLPPAWVRHLRFSTPPVEAALHLQPDEDYRRVALGAELGIAADALPWLAGLSLAATLLRRPRLLRRLAWGALAPVAAFFRDPRRAVPSDPAAALAASDGRVLRVERVRDARFGPEEWLRIVVFLSLTDVHINRSPLAGRVREVVHETGGYAAADSAAAEHNAACYTVLDTPYGACVVAQRVGLVARRIVNWATPGDLLAQGERFGLIRFGSRTDVYLPADRFAARVVPGMVVRAGRTVLAQAICEAAR; this is encoded by the coding sequence ATGAGCGAAGCGTTCTACTTCATCCGGCAGCTCGGTCAATCCTTTGCCAGCATCGGCGCGGTCATGCCGACCTCGCGCTACGCGGCACGGGCCATGGCGGCCCAGGTCGCGCGACGCCGCGGCCCCAAGGCCATCCTGGAGGTTGGTCCCGGCACCGGGGCGATCACCGCGGCGATTGTGCGCCAGCTCCAGCCCGGCGACCGCCTGGTGCTCTGCGAGATCAACGCCGAGTTCGTGGCCTACCTGCGGCAGCGCTTTGAGCGTGAGCCGGCCTTTCGCGCCGTGCGCGACCAGGTTACGATCCTGCACGGCGATGTGACCCAGATGAGCTTTGACGAAGCGTTCGATGTGATCGTGTCGGCGGTACCCTTCAACACCTGCCCGCCCGAGGTGGTGCGCGCGCTGATGGAGCGCTACCGCGCGCTGCTCACGCCCGACGGGGTGCTGACCTATATCGAATATGCCTGGCTGGGCGCGCTCAAGCGGCGGCTGCCCGGCGTGCAGCGGGCGCAGATCGCCGGTGTCCAGGCGGTGCTGGCGCCCTACATCAAGGCACATCAGGTGCGCCGCGATCTGGTGTGGCGCAACCTACCGCCGGCCTGGGTCCGCCATCTACGCTTCAGCACGCCGCCGGTCGAGGCCGCGCTCCACCTGCAACCCGACGAGGACTACCGCCGCGTCGCGCTGGGCGCGGAGCTGGGCATCGCCGCCGATGCGCTGCCCTGGCTGGCAGGGCTGAGCCTGGCCGCAACCCTGCTGCGCCGCCCGCGCCTGTTGCGCCGGCTGGCCTGGGGCGCGCTGGCGCCGGTGGCTGCCTTCTTCCGCGATCCCCGCCGCGCCGTGCCGAGCGATCCTGCCGCGGCGCTGGCGGCCAGCGATGGGCGCGTGCTGCGCGTCGAGCGCGTGCGCGATGCGCGCTTCGGGCCAGAGGAGTGGCTGCGCATCGTGGTGTTTCTGTCGCTAACCGACGTGCATATCAATCGCAGTCCGCTGGCCGGGCGCGTACGCGAGGTCGTGCACGAGACGGGGGGCTACGCCGCCGCGGACTCAGCCGCGGCTGAACACAATGCTGCCTGTTACACCGTGCTGGACACCCCCTATGGAGCGTGCGTGGTGGCGCAACGCGTGGGGCTGGTAGCGCGGCGCATCGTCAACTGGGCTACGCCCGGCGATCTGCTGGCCCAGGGCGAGCGCTTCGGTCTGATCCGCTTCGGCTCGCGTACCGACGTGTACCTGCCGGCCGATCGCTTCGCAGCCCGCGTCGTGCCGGGCATGGTTGTGCGCGCGGGACGCACCGTGCTCGCCCAGGCCATCTGCGAGGCAGCACGTTAG
- a CDS encoding DUF2383 domain-containing protein, which translates to MSWLRRNREEVATEATVLRLLADSALAAAEAYAVAAERVEEGELTRLFEKLRRRHLEFAEDLRKRARKLGADVGAEASAAEGAGRLLARIHAAGSVRDLLIAMRTGEENGVAMCREALEESELSGRSASLIEAYLRAHIDHIRELSEQIALRGRYASTMAEFAGPQWLRYPQPGFWLFQGAVLLLGYLFGRRGKRDQSSTRESPRAQLGGEQATREYGQQIARELGR; encoded by the coding sequence TGGCTACGACGCAATCGTGAGGAGGTCGCGACTGAAGCCACCGTGCTGCGCCTGCTGGCCGACAGCGCGCTGGCCGCGGCGGAGGCCTATGCGGTGGCGGCGGAGCGGGTGGAGGAGGGCGAGCTGACGCGCCTGTTCGAGAAGCTGCGCCGGCGGCATCTCGAATTTGCCGAGGATTTGCGCAAACGCGCGCGCAAGCTGGGCGCAGATGTGGGCGCGGAAGCATCTGCGGCTGAGGGCGCCGGACGGCTGCTGGCGCGCATCCATGCCGCCGGCAGCGTGCGCGATCTGTTGATCGCCATGCGCACGGGCGAGGAGAACGGCGTGGCGATGTGCCGCGAAGCGCTGGAGGAGAGCGAGTTGAGCGGACGCAGCGCGAGTCTGATCGAGGCGTATCTGCGCGCGCACATCGATCATATTCGCGAGCTGAGCGAGCAGATCGCGCTGCGCGGCAGGTATGCCTCGACGATGGCGGAATTTGCCGGGCCACAGTGGCTGCGCTACCCGCAGCCCGGCTTCTGGCTCTTCCAGGGCGCGGTGCTGTTGCTGGGCTACCTGTTCGGACGCCGTGGCAAGCGTGATCAGTCCAGCACCCGCGAGTCGCCACGCGCGCAACTCGGCGGCGAACAGGCCACGCGCGAGTACGGCCAGCAGATCGCGCGCGAACTCGGTCGCTAA